In a single window of the Zea mays cultivar B73 chromosome 5, Zm-B73-REFERENCE-NAM-5.0, whole genome shotgun sequence genome:
- the LOC100217086 gene encoding putative protein of unknown function (DUF640) domain family protein, translating into MDLVPHPDSPHSDNSGGGGGSASGALSPGASSAGAASALASPSRYESQKRRDWNTFGQYLRNHRPPLSLARCSGAHVLEFLRYLDQFGKTKVHTPACPFFGHPAPPAPCPCPLRQAWGSLDALVGRLRAAYEENGGRPENNPFGARAVRLYLREVRDHQSRARGVSYEKKKRKKAPAHPVPAAVISSSHDGNGHHYEHQMPPPPPPGAAA; encoded by the coding sequence ATGGACCTGGTGCCGCACCCGGACAGCCCGCACTCCGAcaacagcggcggcggcggcggctcggcGTCCGGGGCGCTGTCGCCGGGGGCGTCATCCGCGGGCGCGGCGTCGGCGCTGGCGTCGCCGAGCCGGTACGAGTCGCAGAAGCGGCGGGACTGGAACACGTTCGGGCAGTACCTGCGGAACCACCGGCCGCCGCTGTCCCTGGCGCGCTGCAGCGGCGCGCACGTGCTGGAGTTCCTGCGCTACCTCGACCAGTTCGGCAAGACCAAGGTGCACACCCCGGCCTGCCCCTTCTTCGGCCACCCGGCGCCGCCGGCGCCCTGCCCGTGCCCGCTCCGCCAGGCGTGGGGCAGCCTGGACGCGCTCGTGGGCAGGCTGCGCGCCGCCTACGAGGAGAACGGCGGGCGGCCCGAGAACAACCCCTTCGGCGCGCGCGCCGTCAGGCTCTACCTTCGCGAGGTCCGCGACCATCAGTCCCGCGCCCGGGGCGTCAGCTACGAGAAGAAGAAGCGCAAGAAGGCCCCGGCGCACCCCGTCCCTGCCGCCGTCATCTCCTCCTCCCACGACGGCAACGGGCACCACTACGAGCACCagatgccgccgccgccgccgcccggcgCCGCGGCTTGA